One genomic segment of Rubripirellula tenax includes these proteins:
- a CDS encoding reverse transcriptase family protein: MTDSTTRQVVSQLVLNQVAAGAMFTAYDITLQARGRGMQLRHGEGRDLVHELFNTGRMGTDYTRTVVDLGTDANPMVYHRRGDSPRTYQSGSTGATAASAPPGALPTQPFPPAAAPPANTPGLIGRLVKGLFGGGKDQPIVGRVVGDGGNAASGDDVGALALRPPASLDLDASDFLPISRDDLMSAAKTTTLWGNPWFGRRDIIPPIGDPRTKLIDRAMVARGILTPDQLAEIHRIGADMDHYRPTQILIESQAHSAGRSAIEVDDKRKAEEKAKKKAEAKERKEKRQSDIAERKATDIVFLGRGVSGQLHLRDSDAEKLAAADLPILSTPAELASALGLTISKLRWLAFHNDVATRTHYVRFEIPKRSGGTRQLSSPHKLLAEKQRWILKEILNKLPVEDSAHGFVRDRDILTNAIPHVGKDVVLNMDLENFFPSIGFPRVRQVFKGLGYSPAVATILALLCTESPRRAVTYAGQPYLVASGPRGLPQGACTSPAISNQVAKRLDRRVQGLATKFGVAFTRYADDMTVSGGAEMTTRIGYMMAKLRHIAEDEGFVINRSKTRVLRRNTAQIVTGLVVNDKPTVSRTQLRRIRAILHHAHHDGLSAQNREQHANFRAWMQGMIAFVAMTRPELAKDFLAQLQSVRD, from the coding sequence ATGACGGACTCAACCACACGCCAAGTCGTCAGCCAGTTGGTTTTGAACCAAGTCGCGGCGGGCGCAATGTTCACCGCGTATGACATCACGCTGCAGGCGCGTGGTCGCGGAATGCAGTTGCGACATGGCGAAGGTCGTGATCTGGTTCATGAATTGTTCAACACCGGTCGGATGGGAACGGACTACACGCGAACGGTCGTTGACCTAGGCACCGACGCCAACCCGATGGTTTACCATCGACGCGGCGACAGTCCCCGCACCTATCAATCAGGATCGACGGGGGCGACGGCGGCTTCCGCCCCACCGGGTGCTTTACCGACGCAGCCCTTCCCACCCGCCGCGGCGCCTCCGGCAAATACCCCTGGACTGATCGGTCGCTTGGTCAAAGGTTTGTTCGGCGGCGGCAAGGACCAACCCATCGTGGGCCGTGTCGTTGGGGACGGCGGGAATGCGGCGAGTGGTGACGATGTTGGCGCTTTGGCGCTTCGGCCCCCTGCGTCGCTAGATTTGGATGCGAGTGATTTCTTGCCGATTTCCCGCGACGATTTGATGTCGGCCGCGAAGACGACGACGTTGTGGGGAAACCCATGGTTCGGACGTCGCGATATCATTCCGCCGATCGGAGACCCTCGGACGAAGCTGATCGATCGAGCGATGGTGGCGCGAGGGATTCTGACGCCGGACCAGTTGGCAGAGATTCACCGCATCGGCGCGGACATGGATCACTATCGACCGACCCAGATCTTGATCGAGTCACAAGCACATTCCGCGGGTCGATCGGCCATCGAAGTCGACGACAAGCGGAAGGCCGAAGAGAAGGCCAAGAAGAAAGCAGAGGCGAAGGAGCGAAAAGAAAAACGTCAATCCGACATCGCCGAGCGTAAGGCGACGGACATCGTGTTCCTCGGGCGTGGCGTATCGGGACAATTGCATCTGCGCGACAGTGATGCCGAAAAACTTGCTGCGGCTGATTTGCCGATCTTGTCGACACCTGCCGAATTGGCGTCGGCGTTGGGTTTGACGATATCGAAGCTTCGCTGGCTCGCGTTCCACAACGACGTCGCGACTCGCACGCACTATGTTCGTTTCGAAATTCCCAAACGCAGCGGCGGGACACGCCAACTCAGTTCGCCACATAAACTGCTGGCCGAAAAACAACGGTGGATTCTGAAAGAGATTCTGAACAAGTTGCCCGTCGAGGACAGTGCGCACGGATTTGTTCGAGACCGTGACATTCTGACCAATGCAATCCCGCACGTCGGCAAAGATGTCGTGTTGAACATGGATCTTGAGAACTTCTTCCCCAGCATCGGGTTCCCTCGCGTCCGGCAAGTTTTTAAAGGCCTCGGCTATTCCCCGGCGGTCGCTACGATTCTTGCCTTGCTTTGCACCGAATCGCCAAGACGCGCGGTCACCTATGCCGGCCAGCCGTACCTGGTTGCATCGGGTCCACGCGGCTTGCCGCAAGGTGCGTGTACCAGTCCGGCGATCAGCAACCAAGTCGCCAAGCGATTGGATCGACGCGTGCAAGGGTTAGCGACGAAGTTTGGCGTCGCGTTCACACGCTATGCCGACGATATGACAGTATCGGGTGGCGCCGAGATGACGACGCGGATCGGTTACATGATGGCAAAGTTGCGGCATATTGCCGAAGACGAAGGCTTCGTCATCAACCGATCCAAGACCCGAGTGCTGCGGCGAAACACGGCACAAATTGTCACTGGTTTGGTCGTCAACGATAAGCCGACCGTTTCGCGAACCCAGCTTCGCCGCATCCGGGCGATCCTGCATCACGCCCATCATGACGGTTTGTCGGCCCAGAATCGCGAACAGCACGCCAATTTCCGTGCTTGGATGCAGGGCATGATCGCGTTTGTGGCGATGACGCGTCCCGAGTTGGCCAAAGATTTCTTGGCACAATTGCAATCCGTGAGGGACTGA
- a CDS encoding WGR domain-containing protein, giving the protein MNDVALFNFNSEKVEDMGTKLAKDAYPEKGSASDFQCFGPPATKDGEFDAVKICDLGCFTQDGKDTNKYYHAAVVQHRKSKNWYAYFEWGRTGAARPSFQFVACGGEQDAVNSFASQLHSKNDRRGQWVTVAGIRTLRAKPGKDCYLVRPMATRSTGLPDARSIKINEGAKPKPVTGNAVDGSKKKATKRKSATKTPKVDEATRDLLRDLSIATIAYTRGSMADESLPTQAAIDDARKILAEAQKRQTKIGDSIKKQVKDKKLLEMTTLMYGRIPKRKELRAEPETWVLTKDNVLLWSNDLDAFESALYATDIEQDDEPVNPLSELNLDMKWIDPKSTTGKWLYKWWPTATGNRHSYIKDMTIRNLWEIERHADKDRLKKWQTTICKAKPKIAERPLYQPKTRSDLPTATRKSYKDSNTALMFHGTRSVNVRGIMKESLRMPKELVGVVISGAMFGPGLYFADDWKKSAGYTSLTNSYWSRGSGSVSGRGAFMFAMDVVLGQPFVAPHAHGYTAPPDGHHCVFGKAGDSGVQNNEYIVFDTNQQKIRYLAEFDVG; this is encoded by the coding sequence GTGAATGACGTTGCTCTTTTCAATTTCAATTCTGAGAAGGTCGAGGACATGGGCACGAAACTGGCGAAGGACGCCTATCCGGAGAAAGGTTCCGCATCTGACTTTCAGTGTTTTGGTCCACCAGCGACCAAAGATGGCGAATTCGATGCTGTAAAAATCTGTGACCTTGGTTGCTTCACCCAGGACGGGAAAGACACCAACAAGTACTACCACGCGGCGGTGGTCCAACATCGCAAATCAAAAAATTGGTATGCGTATTTTGAATGGGGACGCACCGGCGCGGCGCGGCCAAGTTTTCAGTTTGTTGCTTGCGGTGGCGAACAGGATGCCGTAAATAGTTTCGCTTCGCAGTTGCATTCCAAAAACGATCGGCGCGGACAATGGGTAACCGTCGCGGGAATCCGTACTCTGCGTGCAAAGCCGGGCAAAGACTGCTATCTCGTTCGCCCCATGGCGACCCGGAGTACCGGTTTGCCGGATGCTCGCAGTATCAAAATCAATGAAGGTGCAAAACCGAAACCCGTCACCGGCAACGCAGTCGACGGATCAAAAAAGAAAGCGACCAAAAGAAAGTCGGCGACAAAGACACCCAAAGTCGATGAAGCGACGCGTGATTTGTTACGAGACTTGAGCATCGCCACGATCGCTTACACCCGCGGCAGCATGGCGGACGAGAGCCTGCCGACTCAGGCCGCGATCGATGACGCTCGCAAGATTCTTGCCGAGGCCCAAAAACGCCAAACCAAGATCGGCGACAGTATCAAGAAGCAGGTCAAAGACAAAAAGCTTCTTGAGATGACGACGCTGATGTACGGCAGGATTCCGAAACGCAAAGAATTGCGTGCCGAACCGGAAACATGGGTGCTGACCAAAGACAACGTGCTGCTGTGGTCCAACGACTTGGACGCATTCGAGAGCGCTCTCTATGCCACCGATATCGAACAGGACGACGAACCGGTCAATCCGCTGTCCGAATTGAATTTGGATATGAAGTGGATTGATCCGAAATCAACAACCGGGAAGTGGCTCTACAAATGGTGGCCAACCGCGACAGGTAATCGGCACAGCTACATCAAAGACATGACGATTCGCAATCTGTGGGAAATCGAACGTCACGCTGATAAGGATCGATTGAAGAAATGGCAAACGACGATCTGCAAAGCGAAACCAAAGATCGCCGAGCGGCCGTTGTACCAGCCAAAGACTCGGTCCGATTTGCCAACCGCGACCCGTAAATCGTACAAGGATTCCAACACGGCTTTGATGTTCCACGGCACGCGCAGTGTAAACGTTCGGGGCATCATGAAAGAGTCGTTGCGAATGCCCAAAGAACTGGTGGGCGTCGTAATTTCGGGCGCGATGTTCGGCCCTGGACTTTACTTTGCCGATGACTGGAAAAAGTCCGCCGGCTACACCAGCTTGACGAACAGTTATTGGAGTCGCGGCAGCGGAAGCGTGTCCGGCCGTGGCGCGTTTATGTTCGCGATGGATGTCGTCCTTGGCCAGCCGTTCGTGGCGCCTCACGCACACGGCTACACGGCACCGCCGGATGGGCATCATTGCGTGTTCGGCAAAGCGGGTGATTCCGGTGTTCAGAACAACGAGTACAT